The Naumovozyma castellii chromosome 5, complete genome genomic interval ATTGGTTAAGAATGCAGAGAACGTCTTCACTGTAGAAATGCGTACAGATGGAACTAATATTCAAGGCATGGGCGGGAAAAATAAATGGGCGTATAGACAGTTCACGGATAAAAATAGTCATTTCATAGGTGTAAGTGGGTGAGTTTCTCATAATCACATAGGAAATTAGAATAAGAACTTACCTGACAAGAAACAGTTGATTAGAACGCCAACTAGCTGACTAgagtttttgaaaaacaatttataTAGGGACGCCAACGTCAAATGGAAACTGTTACAACCTTTTGAATTGCCATGCAGAATATATATTGGACaagttaataatataaatacaAGGAAAGAAGGACACTTTTTTGATATTGGCATGCATGGGTACTCATGTTTTTCAGAGACTGTATTTAAAAACATAGGCAGTGTAAACGAAATGTTAATGTAAGCACTCTTCTAGGACTCTACTTTCAAATACATGAAAgtcttcaatgaattgtTTGCTTCCGTATTGCAAACTGTGCTTGAcatattttaatatatgctttgtttatatttttttctctcAACTTAATCTTTTTtacaattaaaaaaataaagaaaattacaaaagatAAATCtacaaaataaataaaaataaaattttcaggAAATGATGCCAAGAATCAAGATACTTTTGACTGACTATGAacaattctttatttgaaggTATTTGCGTCGCTTAATAGTGTCAGTACGCTCTCTGGTCTGTGATTGGCCAGAACTGGAATCCCTAGGCAACCTGCGTAATTCCTCCGGCGATAAGCACTGGTGATAAGGTTTAGCCCACCTCATTTCCGCTCGACTCAGAAAGCACCGTGGATCATTAACGTTAAAATCCACCTCTCGAGTCTCTGCGTAGCTGATTGACAACAGAGTGCCATGGTCCTATTCTGTTGTTCGGAGTCCCCTGAAGAGAGCGTAAGTTATTTGTGGCATCCCACGCTCGTATCTCTGTGCTGCACTTCACTTCACTTCTGAACCTCATAATCGGTCCCAGATGAGAACGCACTCGCGATTCCTGCATAAATGGCCCCATCTAATCTTCCCAACTTGGAAACCATTCCAGGCGTTCCTGTGGAATCCTCAGTTCGGAGCACACTAATTCCTACGCAACTTACATAACCGGCTCACAACCAAGATCAAGCAAGGTTCCTTCCTCGGGGCTTTCAATGTTCTGGCATGTGTACGAACATTCTCTAACCTGTCAAAATCTCGTTGCGTTTTTCGTTTTTGCGGGATAAATTCCACGGACAACTCTTTCTACGCTGCTGTCTCTGAGCCTGGACGGAACCTCTCGTGAGAGTGTCACACAATTTGACGGGAATTTCCCATGGGGCTCTGCCTGGAACTCTAGGCTCGTCTTGCCTAGCGGATTCCCAATTGGGGACCTGCGCACTTTTCCAACAGGACAGAAACTAAGTTACACTTTGGATATACATGAGTATTTATGGAGTACTCTTGCACCTCTGCGTGAGTTTCTCCATAGCTGTTCGTCTTTCCTTTGGCATCTCATTgagtttatttttttttctacCGTCCCAGTGATCCTCCTGTAGCaacatttattaaattccCTGGGCCTCGATTCTGGGGAACATCCATTGTTAATAATGTTCTTTAATGCATCCCTGATGGCTATCCATCACTTAAACCTTTTTTCAGAGCTTGCTATAAAAAACCTGTCTCTTTCGCACAATAGCAAAGAGCAAAACTTGCAATAAAACACATTACAAGAACACTCTTCtcaaattaaattattactTTTATCTCTCATAGAAGTTTTTCAATGACATATCACCCAATTGGACCTGGAATCATAAGCAATTTACCTAACCATACAGTAAGAGAAACTAAACCTTTCCTCctttattgatttttcatACCATAATATCATAGCATATCATATTCTTGTCTGGtttatcttctttctcCTATCCACATGCAACATCGGAATTTCATTCATCAATTGCATTCCATTCTTCAGGAACCAACTTTGGACGACTGGATTACCTGGTCTTCCTTCGATAATAATGTCTTCATTTTAAAACCATACGATCCAAATTTTAGTGACAAGGTGTTGAAAAAATACTTTAAACATGGTAATATTAGTAGTTTTGTCAGACAATTACATATGTATGGGTTCCATAAGATTGCCACCGttcataataataataacgtAGTCAACGACAAAGTGCAAACCATTTGGCATTTTAAGCACCCATCGGGGAATTTTACCAGAGACGTTCATTTGGActcattgaagaagatccaAAGAAAGAGTACTGGGATTGGCAAGGACGGTAAGAGGAAAAATATGCTTTCCACTCTAAGTGTAAGTTATTTGAAACCAGTCCTATCAGATAGAGCATCAGCTCAGACAATACGACAGGATGACATGACAGgtaaattatataaatcTGAGTCACTACcacaattgaataatttataCACAGCTCAAGCTTTGCTGAGGTCAGATTCACAACCAGAATTACAAAGATTCGATACtccaataaatattaatcaACCAAGACCAACATCCTCCTTATCAAAATTACTAAACCATGAACCTGTACCT includes:
- the MGA1 gene encoding Mga1p (ancestral locus Anc_5.77), whose product is MQHRNFIHQLHSILQEPTLDDWITWSSFDNNVFILKPYDPNFSDKVLKKYFKHGNISSFVRQLHMYGFHKIATVHNNNNVVNDKVQTIWHFKHPSGNFTRDVHLDSLKKIQRKSTGIGKDGKRKNMLSTLSVSYLKPVLSDRASAQTIRQDDMTGKLYKSESLPQLNNLYTAQALLRSDSQPELQRFDTPININQPRPTSSLSKLLNHEPVPIPVSLKSIPSLSVPTPQRQLPFPNQQQPHPRTFSEPIVRNSPQQRTTGDSSSPFELFHENQGKRNALSSPNILSHVPVPQDNQVDDSLWKKTIEMENNLEVLMNSIFLITNILQNLTLTPDTPSETMIEIKDNLERLSLIQRSLIKMTSPEDELNDNDEKNNNNTNTNTTNTNNTNTNNND